The following nucleotide sequence is from Cicer arietinum cultivar CDC Frontier isolate Library 1 chromosome 2, Cicar.CDCFrontier_v2.0, whole genome shotgun sequence.
ctaaaaacactcgttgtcatctgattctttggatagaatttttggaggtagaatttgttcccaattgatctttttaatgtaacaCTCGTTGTATTCTATgactttgacaaaaaaaatcttcctattctactagttcggcaaggtcatcagtacaattttcattcttatgtgcttctccgcaaaagtcacacctaagagtctgcatcggagggatctgagggtgatattttaaaaatgtatagctCAAGATTTtcccctcaatcatgcgacatatacccgatataagacaagtatcacactcttcatataattgtagtagaatatcatcattataatcttccatgctttacaatgaatagttatctcaaacaaagaagagacaaaccactagacatgacattagcaagctcaacaaataaaaatagaaaataaaagaaatttttttcaaaaattcaaaaataaaatcaaaaattttattgcagagcaaaaaatttcaattaagtaaataaattgtAGCTGGaaacgcgccccaggcgcagaaaacgcgcttcaggcgcgcctggacagtgctGAATGGCTGGAAACACGCCTCAGGCGCGTCTGGCGCGCTTCAAGCACtcaacatctgttgtctgacgtatattgcatgtttcacctctttcgagtctgtatttggttccggtgtcttcatgaaagttgtagctatggatcttagctttcatttgcacttagtGTGACTCTAATTgcacatctacaactccagatatggctgaaatactcttcATGAGTcgtgttgatttctcaccaaaattcagcactgaactaaaacaaagtaacaataaAATTCTCACTCAGTGGTCTTTGCTCCAAATGTGCTACACGATGAATCACTAACTCATCTAGTTTTTgaatttcttcatttttctcTCCTAAATCCTTTGCATAGCGTTTTTGAATGGAAGGCATCAGTTTTGTTTTATTCCTTTTTATCCTTAAAAGTGGGAACGTGATATTAAGCGGGGGAACGTGCTATTTTAACCTAAGccatgaaatttatttttaacggtTTCCGTTTCATgcttgtattattattattattattattattattattattattattattattattattattattattattattattattattattaccaaaaattaaaataacacaatacAATAGTAACTATCACCAACAATTTATAGAATAATTATCTCAACTcctaataaggtaaaatataaaaataaaataaaatgcctAGATGTTACATAGATAGAATAATGACGACTGAcatgattttaaatatgtgaaattgaatttattgagaataatttatattttaccaAATACAAAAATAGGTATTGAGAATATTGTGTTTGAGAGGATGCTGTACTCATTTATCTTCAATGGTTGCATAAAATTCATTAAGTCCTTTGAAATTTGGATTTGAAaggattttaaaatatttttttgtgataaaaaagtCTTAAGGTattcattcaatattttaatgtaataaaaataagcCTTGAGGTATTCAATtataattgttataattttttaaattatgtgtaAAAATCTAGTGATAAATATTCAGTCAAGACTTTTTACAACTTACAACAAATTTTGTATTCAAaatctttcaaattttaatggattcttttaataatttcttACATTTATTCTCTTCCCCTTcccattctctctctctctctctctctctctctctctctctctctctctctctctctctctcccccccccccctctctctctctctctctctctctctctctctctctccatccctatatttgtaattttcaaCAACACTCAACTCAATTCAACTCTTCAATAATATACGATCGAAACAAAACTTAAATGACTTTGATTCTAAGACACAATTCAACTCATCTCGCAAGTCTACCCAAATTCACAAATCCTAAAAGTCTTcaaacttatttatattatcCTCTTTTGTATatcttatttcattttctttttggtttatttatgcattttcatctctctcttctttcttctttctcctTTCTCCTTTACTATATTCTCATAACATGagtaaaattattgtttttcatCTATCATCATTTCTATAAGAAGATTTTAAAGAATCATTACAAAGATAatattaaagaatcaaaataatttcttaCACTTTTTATTAAGCAAACAACATTTTAATGGATTCTTTTAATAATCTCTCTCtcctttctctttattattcttgccctaatgtcttagtgacagaacctttaattccaaagtaacccctaattccttagtagatttaagattagaattaagcattaccgtatagaaattctcttgtaatttattgctttgcaactaatttaattggtttcatgacctgcatctatgtctagactacaaattcatgaatttatcatctcaagcattcgtaaagtccacttccgtatcaaaatacaaatcgtagaacattttaatgttgatcaagcaataaaaagcattaagcacaaagatgagaaaaataattcaacaaactcattcatataactagaaatcaaatcataaaaataagggtttcatcttgttacactcattcttaacaaatagggtttagttactcatgatagagataaaagagatagagattagagaagaattacaagaaggattcatgaatgattcttgataaaactgctccaatgatgttagaaacggtcgtctttgagtttctatgctagggcacaagtctcccaatttcccaagagtaaaaaagatccctaaaacagtgaaaaattgtgtttctaTGGTTGCTgctgcgcgtcgcgcgccccaggcgcaggtaatgcgctccaggcgcgcctggacaaTGTTGGATGGCTGGaaacgcgccccaggcgcagaaAACGCACTTCAAGTGCGCCTAGACAGTGCTGAATGGCTGGAAATGCGCCTCCGGCGCGTCTGGCGCGCTTCAAGCGCTCAACATCTGTTGTCCGACGTATATTGCCTTTTTAACCTCTTTCGAGTATgtatttggttctggtgtcttcaagaaagttgtagctatggaacTTAGCTTTGATGTGCACTTGGTTGGACTCCagttggacatctacaactcgagctatggctgaaatactctacataggtcatgttgatttctcaacaaaattcagcactgcactaaaacaaagtaacaacacaaaactccgaaaaatccctacttaatcaaggaaataataacataaatatttcattaaatcaaagagctaaaatcaacaaaatatatcaaataactccttaaattaactaatgattaaagataaataagactaaaaacactCGACAACATTTTCTTTATAGACAATAAATTAGTTGTTACGTTATCTTGTAAGTATATTATTAGTTGCTTTGTTAACTTGTAAGTATTAATATGACTATGTTAACTTGTAAGTATTAATATGACTGtaaattttatattactttactcatgttatatgtatatgtattgTATATATTACAAGCAAAAAGATTAGTGGatcatgaattttttaaattacatctATTTTAAGATCAACTTTTAAGGTGTGTGATATTCCAATTTTAGTTGTGATATAATCAATAAAGTAGTTTATATtataatagttaaataaaaataaatggatAACATTATCAACGCATCCTTGAAAAATTTAACTATGATGACAACAATGATGACTAGCATAAGTAATTTTCAAGATATTACGTATCAtaataattcttaaaataaaaatatattattaatctaCAATGtacatctttaaaaaaaatataatagagcTGATAGTAATGAAAATATTGCATATAAAAATAACGataattgaaatgaaaataaattgctAGTTTATTCATACAAAATAGAAGATTGTGTTGATAGAATAATGATAATTGTCttgattttaaatatgtgatattgaattttataggaatgatttaaattttaataaataaaaaacattattgaGAATATTCTGTTAGAGAGTATATAGTAATAGAGATAATAGTAATGAAAATATTGCATATAAGTGTAacgataattgaaattaaaataaattgctAGTTTATTCATATATCATAGAAGATTATGTTGATAGAATAATGATAATTGCCttgattttaaatatgtgatattaACTTTTATAGgcatgatttaaattttaataaataaaaaacattattgaGAATATTGTGTTAGAGAGTATATAGTAATCATTTAATATTTgcttaaaaatcattttgtccTTTGAAGTTTTAACAAAGACCATAATTATGAATCTATTGTTCAAATCGAAGAGCACAAAATAGGAATATGTTAATTTATTGAGGACTACTATACTTACAAATATAATGATAAATGTCACTAAAGATAATATATGAAACtagaattattttgttattgaataattttaaaaatggtattagtttcattaatatttattcataatttataatttatttattatattttgatattcaatattataacttcataaaatattttaaaatcttgaaaattcttgtgttataaatccattaaaatcttaattataaaatattgatggtaaataatcttttaatttttttaaagagtcttttaaaatctatacattcctacaaattcttttaaaatctttaagatttttttgttcaaaataatCTTCTAGAAACTCAATCCACCACACCATCTAAGTCTATAAAGTCCTTTTAAATCCTATAAATTCTTTGAAATTCGTATTAcaaattttgataatattttaaaattttaaaagtcatTCAAATCCTTTCCAAATCCACAAGATTCTTTATGTAAAAATTGTCTTTTAAAATACTAATCTAgtcaaatgatatatatatggaaaaaaaatcatataatatgaggaaaataattattaacagTCAATAAGTCAAATAttaattctcaaaattaagaaagaaagttGTATATAAAGCCACTAAGGGGTGAAggcaaaatcaatattaaaagaattGAGTAGAAATACAATATGTCTCGTTTTTCATTGATTGCAATTGTGTTTCTTTTAAGTGTTGCATCCTCGTATGCAGCTAAAGTTAAAGTTGTGGATGTTGCAACCATTTGCAAGCAATCCTATAACGCTACCTATTGTTTAGAACTTTTCAAATCAAAACCAAGTGGTGTAAAAGGAGACCTCGTTAGCCTTGCACAATACGCTACTGATGTTCTTCGTACCAAAATAACCAAAGCAGTCGATCTAATCAACAAACTAAGTTCAAGCACTAGTGATCCTGCCGCAAAAGAATATTACGGTAATTGTTATGTGGATTTTGGTCCCGAAGGAGCACTTTCTGAGGTTAGCGCAATTCAAACACAATTAAAGAAAGGAGATTACGCTAATGTGGATTCAGGTGCAAGTTTTATAATGACCGATGTTGGTGATTGTTTCCCTGAAGATTTTACCGATAcctctttgattcaaaaatatgTTGGTGAAGTCACAGATATTGCTCAGATTATCCGTGCTGTGACACATTTTTTGACGAGTTAGAATATTAATCATAGTTTATAATTGTTGCTAGGTATAAGTCAACTTCCATAtcgataataaatattttgatttaatatgtgttatttttgtctctttattttctatttggTAATCTTCAAAGTGAATGTTAATTTACACTAAACAAATGTCTAGCAAAATGACATATGATATTATGTCacttattatttaataatttatcacatttaattaatgatcatatgttataaaaaaagCAAGTTTTCCCCGTCTAAATCAAACGGGTTCGAGTGAGTACCCACGAGTGCGGGTTATGTTGCTATCCCAAGTCTTGAATATTCTGTTAATTTTTTCTGCTATTGCGATTTTCGGTTATCAACACTCATAATTGACGAACAAGTTAAGGTTACTTTTCTTTAGTCTTATTGTTTGGATTTTTTGACAATCTCTTCAAGTTTGATGTCTAATTTTAATtcgatttgaatttgaattataataaaatctCATCCTTactcttaaattttaaattgattttccaatacaaaaaaatttatcgatTGTAAAATAGGTGGCATATATAAAGACATTCTCGATAGTCGTTTGATTGTTAGCATGCACTAAACGATTTTATATATTCATTCAATTTCCGATTTTCCTGATTCATCAACACAAATATGATAACTTGTGGTAAGCATGATTCTTTAAGCAATTTCATATTCTATTGCATTAACTAAAGTGAAGTAgaaatgtcaatttacaaggaatgaggtttgaattgtaaatttacctatttaaaatttcttgtTAGAATCTTAAGAAAAtatctcaagattgatcttagttataaaaatagaaaacgaaAAACATTCTTggttataaaaatagaaaacatagaacgttcttggttagttaaaatcacaattttagcttatctatttaacttgataatcaaaatgactgaaagtaaatagagataagggaagATATACCACACAATGATATATCCAGGTTCATCCAACTCGGGCTATGTTCATTCCCAACAACTGTGAGGTTTTCCATTAAATGTtcaaccttgatctgtaacACCAATTCCTTTCCACCCAAAAATGATTCAATCAAGTTACCTATCAATCTTTAGAGAGGATTTTATaattcaccttttaaccataaaaggatttttacaaaactactcaaactataaacaactttaaccataaaaggatttttacaaatctactcaaactataaacaacccttatagttttgagtttacacaataatgatttaaagagATTGGTAGAATCTGAGTATGCTCAAATTGTATTTAAGAATAGATTCTTGATTAAAGTAATCAGTAGTATAATTAAGATATATGAAGAGAAAATCAGAACTGTTTCTTATGCGATTTGAGAAGCTTTCAAGTATGTAAGTGTATATGATTAATGGATTTTCTTAACACTTGAGGTTCTACTTCTTCCTTGAGCTTAAGATTCCTTTTAAAGGCTTCAAGGAGGTTGATGACAGCTATTATAACTGTTGAAAAGGTGTCTGGGTGTCATGTCAGTCTTGACCAAAAACCAGACTTTTTAAACCTTGAATGTTCTTGATTTGAACATTATGTTTTTTTGCATATGCATTAATAAAGTCTGATCTGTAGCTTATCTTTTTTTGACTATGATGATCTATTTTGCACACAAAAATCTCAGAGGTGTGCTTAACTGATTTAAATTAAGACTGCCTTTTGATTCATGCAAAACAAGTTGGAGAATGATGTAACAAAGTTGGAGAATTATGGTCAGTAAGCTGGGGAATGATTGTATCATTCTGGGACTGATGTCATAAtactggagaatgatgttaatCATTCTGGAGACAGTTGTTCATCATGGTTGATGTGACtccctaaatcccaaaataatatatattaatttaattcgcaacggataaagaaaatatgttttcaaggaaataaaacttattatttaaacttattattaATTTACACTAAACAAATGTCTAGCAAAATGACATATGATATTATGTCacttattatttaataatttatcgtCATGGAAACGGGGTATTATTGtgaaaaatataacaaacatgTTATGAATATTTCCCCTTGCTATATAGTTAAACTTATTCACCCACATTTGTTATATTTCATCGGATGCTTCCTTGTTGTTTAAAAAATCAGCAGcataattgattgaaacatCTGGTGTAACCCCCTaaatttatgataaactatttattaattatataggattttaaataactaatttgatgttaaaattattatagaatatatattcataaaatttttgattaattttcgttatgtggatgtttttttataatgtgttagtttgatacatattatacaaaattagttgtataaattataaatattttattatattatactatatatatatatatatatatatatatatatatatattttaaaagaaatagaattttaatgttaaatgtgtactttattatatctatttaattctaaatatattttattttaattatttattttataaataattatcttgagatagtggtaatattgtgtttgattttctttatttttatatacttgttataat
It contains:
- the LOC101509825 gene encoding uncharacterized protein, whose product is MSRFSLIAIVFLLSVASSYAAKVKVVDVATICKQSYNATYCLELFKSKPSGVKGDLVSLAQYATDVLRTKITKAVDLINKLSSSTSDPAAKEYYGNCYVDFGPEGALSEVSAIQTQLKKGDYANVDSGASFIMTDVGDCFPEDFTDTSLIQKYVGEVTDIAQIIRAVTHFLTS